Proteins encoded within one genomic window of Lampris incognitus isolate fLamInc1 chromosome 19, fLamInc1.hap2, whole genome shotgun sequence:
- the thtpa gene encoding thiamine-triphosphatase isoform X2 produces MSVEVERKFVCHPDILKTLEGIGVCNVQRQFHDRYFDTPNFDLTLNDMWLRKREGCWELKCPTTMGSRPEDTSRQQPKEAALCTRYKEINDLLEIQQKLREVLKESLTCGQSACQLPEKVIEERKSMTEVGCQNKGEPNINKYGPETAERDSSDEDDAWLSKLNLVCFAEFTTVRHSFIVEEGVQIDLDQADFGYYVGEIEVMVHEGEDVSSALEKIGKVAAKLGLTGDQRVQGKMDVYLQRYCPEHYTKLRSAHVL; encoded by the exons ATGAGTGTGGAGGTGGAGAGAAAATTTGTATGTCATCCTGACATTCTGAAAACCCTGGAgggtattggag TGTGCAATGTTCAGCGTCAGTTTCACGACAGATACTTTGATACTCCTAATTTCGACCTAACCTTGAATGACATGTGGCTGCGTAAGCGTGAAGGATGCTGGGAGCTCAAGTGTCCAACAACAATGGGAAGCAGGCCAGAAGACACCAGCAGACAACAGCCTAAGGAGGCAGCCCTATGTACCCGCTATAAAGAGATAAATGATTTGCTTGAAATACAGCAGAAATTGAGAGAAGTACTAAAAGAAAGTCTTACATGTGGGCAGTCTGCATGTCAGCTGCCAGAAAAAGTAATAGAAGAAAGAAAGAGTATGACAGAGGTTGGCTGTCAAAATAAAGGGGAGCCAAATATTAACAAATATGGACCTGAAACCGCAGAAAGAGACTCTTCAGATGAGGATGATGCTTGGCTGAGTAAGCTGAATCTGGTATGCTTTGCAGAGTTTACAACagtaaggcattcattcattgtcGAGGAGGGAGTGCAGATAGATCTTGACCAGGCTGACTTTGGCTACTATGTAGGTGAGATAGAGGTCATGGTGCATGAAGGGGAAGATGTGTCATCTGCCCTGGAGAAGATTGGAAAAGTAGCTGCAAAGCTGG GTCTGACCGGGGATCAACGAGTTCAAGGAAAAATGGACGTTTACCTCCAAAGATACTGCCCAGAGCACTACACGAAACTTCGAAGTGCACATGTTTTGTAA
- the thtpa gene encoding thiamine-triphosphatase isoform X1, translating to MSVEVERKFVCHPDILKTLEGIGAVCNVQRQFHDRYFDTPNFDLTLNDMWLRKREGCWELKCPTTMGSRPEDTSRQQPKEAALCTRYKEINDLLEIQQKLREVLKESLTCGQSACQLPEKVIEERKSMTEVGCQNKGEPNINKYGPETAERDSSDEDDAWLSKLNLVCFAEFTTVRHSFIVEEGVQIDLDQADFGYYVGEIEVMVHEGEDVSSALEKIGKVAAKLGLTGDQRVQGKMDVYLQRYCPEHYTKLRSAHVL from the exons ATGAGTGTGGAGGTGGAGAGAAAATTTGTATGTCATCCTGACATTCTGAAAACCCTGGAgggtattggag CAGTGTGCAATGTTCAGCGTCAGTTTCACGACAGATACTTTGATACTCCTAATTTCGACCTAACCTTGAATGACATGTGGCTGCGTAAGCGTGAAGGATGCTGGGAGCTCAAGTGTCCAACAACAATGGGAAGCAGGCCAGAAGACACCAGCAGACAACAGCCTAAGGAGGCAGCCCTATGTACCCGCTATAAAGAGATAAATGATTTGCTTGAAATACAGCAGAAATTGAGAGAAGTACTAAAAGAAAGTCTTACATGTGGGCAGTCTGCATGTCAGCTGCCAGAAAAAGTAATAGAAGAAAGAAAGAGTATGACAGAGGTTGGCTGTCAAAATAAAGGGGAGCCAAATATTAACAAATATGGACCTGAAACCGCAGAAAGAGACTCTTCAGATGAGGATGATGCTTGGCTGAGTAAGCTGAATCTGGTATGCTTTGCAGAGTTTACAACagtaaggcattcattcattgtcGAGGAGGGAGTGCAGATAGATCTTGACCAGGCTGACTTTGGCTACTATGTAGGTGAGATAGAGGTCATGGTGCATGAAGGGGAAGATGTGTCATCTGCCCTGGAGAAGATTGGAAAAGTAGCTGCAAAGCTGG GTCTGACCGGGGATCAACGAGTTCAAGGAAAAATGGACGTTTACCTCCAAAGATACTGCCCAGAGCACTACACGAAACTTCGAAGTGCACATGTTTTGTAA